Proteins encoded in a region of the Mesoflavibacter profundi genome:
- a CDS encoding alpha-ketoacid dehydrogenase subunit alpha/beta, producing MQTKSNTKNALSFEDFKTEVLNDYKVAITSRECSLLGRREVLTGKAKFGIFGDGKEVPQLALAKAFKNGDFRSGYYRDQTFMMAIGELSIEQFFAGLYANTDLKEEPMSAGRQMGGHFATHSLDEKGNWKDLTKQKNSSSDISPTAGQMPRLLGLAQASKIYRHVEGIDTEKFSNQGNEVAWGTIGNASTSEGLFFETINAAGVLQVPMVISVWDDEYGISVHAKHQTTKENISEILKGFQRDKDNQGYEILRVKGWDYVNLIETYEMAGKIAREEHVPVLIHVQELTQPQGHSTSGSHERYKSQDRLTWEREHDCNVKMRDWMISHNIATEDELETIEKNIKKQVRDGKKAAWTSYLKPILNEKNEAVTLLNTLASTSSNKVFIEKLINDLNEIKEPNRKDVISTARKALRYVITEESQAKNQLITWIENYFAEIQPKYSSDLLNETETAAIHIEEVKPTYDDNPEQVDGRVVIRDNFDAIFSKYPETLIFGEDSGNIGDVNQGLEGLQEKYGDLRIADAGIREATILGQGIGMAMRGLRPIAEIQYLDYLMYALQIISDDLATVRYRTKSTQKAPLIVRTRGHRLEGIWHSGSQMGGILNLVRGIHVLVPRNMTKAAGFYNTLLESDEPALIVECLNGYRLKEPKPNNIGEFKTPIGVVETVKEGTDITLVSYGSTLRMVEQAAKELLEVGIDAEVIDIQSLLPLDINHDIVKSVAKTNRLMVIDEDMPGGASAYILDEIINTQGAFKHLDSVPKTLAAKPHRPAYGTDGDYFSKPSLEDIFEAVYAVMHEANPTNYPKLR from the coding sequence ATGCAAACAAAATCTAACACAAAAAATGCACTTTCTTTTGAAGACTTCAAAACAGAAGTTTTAAACGACTATAAAGTAGCTATAACTAGTAGAGAATGTAGCTTACTTGGACGTAGAGAAGTGTTAACCGGAAAAGCAAAATTCGGTATTTTTGGTGATGGTAAAGAAGTACCACAACTAGCTTTAGCAAAAGCATTTAAAAATGGGGATTTTAGATCTGGATACTATCGCGATCAAACATTTATGATGGCAATAGGAGAATTATCTATAGAGCAATTTTTTGCAGGTCTATATGCAAATACAGATCTTAAGGAAGAACCTATGAGTGCTGGACGACAAATGGGCGGACATTTTGCTACGCATAGTTTAGATGAAAAAGGAAACTGGAAAGATCTAACCAAACAAAAAAATTCTAGTTCTGATATATCACCAACAGCTGGGCAAATGCCTAGATTATTAGGTCTAGCACAAGCTTCTAAAATTTATAGACATGTTGAAGGTATAGATACCGAAAAATTTTCAAATCAAGGTAACGAAGTTGCATGGGGAACAATTGGTAACGCAAGTACTAGTGAAGGATTATTTTTTGAAACTATAAACGCTGCTGGTGTACTTCAAGTACCAATGGTTATAAGCGTTTGGGATGACGAATACGGTATTTCTGTACACGCAAAACACCAAACTACTAAAGAAAATATATCTGAAATTTTAAAAGGATTTCAACGTGATAAAGACAACCAAGGATATGAAATTCTTCGTGTAAAAGGTTGGGATTACGTTAACTTAATCGAAACCTATGAAATGGCAGGTAAAATTGCCAGAGAAGAGCACGTACCTGTATTAATACATGTGCAAGAATTAACTCAACCACAAGGTCATTCTACTTCTGGATCGCACGAGCGTTATAAATCTCAAGACCGTTTAACATGGGAAAGAGAACACGATTGCAACGTAAAGATGCGTGACTGGATGATATCTCACAACATTGCAACAGAAGATGAGCTAGAGACCATTGAAAAAAACATAAAAAAGCAAGTTAGAGATGGTAAGAAAGCAGCTTGGACAAGTTATTTAAAACCAATTTTAAATGAAAAAAACGAAGCTGTAACTTTATTAAACACATTAGCAAGTACAAGCAGTAATAAAGTGTTTATTGAAAAACTGATAAACGATTTAAATGAAATAAAAGAACCAAATCGTAAAGACGTTATTTCTACTGCAAGAAAAGCATTACGTTATGTGATTACTGAAGAAAGCCAAGCAAAAAACCAGTTAATCACTTGGATTGAAAACTATTTTGCTGAAATTCAACCAAAATATAGCTCAGATCTATTAAACGAAACAGAAACTGCTGCAATCCATATAGAAGAAGTTAAACCTACTTACGATGATAATCCAGAACAAGTTGATGGTAGAGTTGTTATTCGTGATAATTTTGACGCTATATTTAGCAAGTATCCAGAAACTTTAATTTTTGGAGAAGACTCTGGTAATATTGGTGATGTAAACCAAGGACTAGAAGGATTACAAGAAAAATATGGAGATTTACGTATCGCAGATGCTGGAATTAGAGAAGCTACTATATTAGGACAAGGTATAGGAATGGCTATGCGTGGTTTACGTCCAATTGCAGAAATTCAGTATTTAGATTACTTAATGTACGCATTACAAATAATTAGTGACGATTTAGCAACAGTACGTTACCGTACAAAATCAACACAAAAAGCACCATTAATTGTACGTACACGTGGACATAGATTAGAAGGAATTTGGCATTCTGGATCACAAATGGGCGGTATTTTAAACCTAGTAAGAGGTATTCATGTTTTAGTACCAAGAAATATGACAAAAGCTGCTGGTTTTTATAATACGTTACTAGAAAGCGACGAACCTGCTTTAATTGTAGAATGTCTTAACGGTTATCGTTTAAAAGAACCAAAACCTAATAATATAGGTGAATTTAAAACACCTATAGGTGTTGTAGAAACAGTAAAAGAAGGTACAGACATCACCTTAGTATCTTACGGTTCTACGCTTAGAATGGTAGAGCAAGCAGCTAAAGAGCTTTTAGAAGTTGGTATAGATGCAGAAGTTATAGATATACAATCTTTACTGCCGTTAGACATTAATCATGATATTGTAAAAAGTGTAGCAAAAACTAACCGATTAATGGTTATTGACGAGGATATGCCTGGTGGCGCTTCCGCTTACATTTTAGATGAAATCATCAACACTCAAGGCGCATTTAAACACTTAGATAGTGTTCCAAAAACATTAGCTGCTAAACCGCATAGACCAGCATATGGAACAGATGGTGATTATTTTTCTAAACCATCTTTAGAAGATATTTTTGAAGCTGTTTATGCTGTTATGCACGAAGCTAATCCAACAAATTATCCTAAATTGAGATAA